In the genome of Fusarium keratoplasticum isolate Fu6.1 chromosome 13, whole genome shotgun sequence, the window GATATCACCCAGCTGATCTTCTTCCCTCAACAGATCTACTCGGAGTTCCAGTGCGTCTGCACCAACCGAAACAATGGGCATGTTGGACAAAGAAACACGGATGTCGGGGTAAGTGAGACCGATATATGCTGAGCGCTGCTTGCTTTTGATTTGTGCCAGAGGATCGCTTTGGCCTGTGACCAGGGTAAGAAATCTGGAAAAGCCCTTGCACGAGAACTTTGTGGGCCAGAAGAGATATTCATGATGATATTCCAGATGGAGATTGGGTTCTGTCCTTATGACCGAGTCGAGGGACGCCACATTGATGACGAGAGAGGTTGGCCAAAGCCCCTGCAGTCGAGGAGACCTTTCACCTGATTGTACAACCCTTTCTCGCTGGACAGCAAAGATGAATGGGCCTTTCTCCTCATGTTTTGCGATGTCACTGGCCTGGACGCGGTACCCTGTAATGCTGGCAGCTAGATCGACGACAAAGCTGAAGGACGCGTCGTGAACGAGAACCAAACATTCCATGCTTGTTGAAGCCCCCTACCGATGATCGGAGATGCCATACAGCGCCAAAGAGGATGGGGTCTTAAGTATGTGGGTAAACATTTTAGCGTTCATTGCCTATTTGAATATCCAGGCCTTGTTAGCGTTAATCGCAGTGGAGCTGTCGAATACGTCGGCATTTCGAGAGTCCGCGAATCAGCGTAACGAATCTTTCCGCCAATGGGAAGAGGTTGATTGTGATTAAGGAGAGGTCATCAGCCAACTGGAGAGGCAAACCAGTCGCGGTTTGCGCAAAAGAATCTTGAGGAACGAAGAAGGCTATGGCGGGTTTCAAGGTGCTTTTATTTACATCATTTATTGCCAAGAGCCTGCTAAGAAGATTTTCATAAGTGGTATTCGCAAGCTTGCGTGGGGCGGTCTTTGGTGGCTTACATGGTGAATGTATCTAGGGTGTTATAATGCCCTGCATCGTCGTGATAAAAGTAAAGAAGGCATGattaccttattattagataaATGCAGATGCAACTGTATTGCACCTGCTTTGGAACACTGCTGAGACAAAAGCCTTCTGCAACAGTTATGGAACGTTGGTGCTACACATGCACAAGAGGATGCGTACAATAGAGAAAAGGCCTAAAGGGGTATTGTTATTGGGGTCGCTTCATGTGACGACCACACTGCAGAATAAGCTTCCCCGCCTCAGAGGGCTTACTGAGGGGTTCTTCCCTCCTGAAATTGCCTCACGGGAGTCAATTGCTCGCCTCTGCAAGTGGCTCGTCAACTCTTCCACAGTCAAGGCTCGATTTTCCCCCCAACTTCCCTCTGTATACTTGCCTCCCTACAGGGGGGCGCGGACGTAGCCCTCTCTGACGCTACGGTCTAACGCGTTTACGTGCAAGACCGTAGCGACAGGTGACTCGTTGCAGCCAAACCATACACACTCTGTCCCCCTTGACTGCGTGAGGTCACCGATAAAAGGCAGAAATAAGGCAGACAGCAAGAACAGCCCGACATCGTGCACCCCTTAACCATCATATTCGTGATCTATATCATTTGATCGCATTTTTCCTCCGTTTCATCCAATAGGTAGCGCCGGCTGTGGGCGGCTGGGAACACACTGAGTCTGAATGTATTTCAAGGCCTCTACGGCGTCTCATCGTCGCGTCACTGAATTTCCCGCTCCCGATGTTTGTCATGATCCCTAATAAGcctcttcaacatctccctCGCATTAGCCTCTGCCTCTCTCAGCTTGGCCTGCAACTCCTCCCCCTTCCAGCCGCCGGGCAAGTACCACGGCGCAATGCTCCCTACAAGCATCTCAAGCCAGCAATTGCGGTTCCATACATCTAGATCGAACCCCCGTGCCGGCGTCGCGACCCCCTTCTCATAGAGGCGCGCCAGGTACGCCTCGTAAAATTCGCGCGGCCACTCCCCACCATTGTTGACGACGTCGTTCAGGAACTCGTCGACGGGCGGGAAGAAGCCCGCAAACTCAAAGTCGACGAGGCCGGTGATGCGGGGCGGCCGGCCCGAGACGAGGACGTTGCGCGGAGAGAGGTCGTAGTGTGTCAGAACGAACTCGCCGGAGGGGATGCCGTCGCCGTCGGTAAGCTCGAGGTGCGGGAGCTGCTCGGATATGAAAGCACGGAGAGTCTCTACGAGGGATCTATTTGGGGCGTAGATATCGGAAGTTTCGAGCTCTCGTAGCTTATCCGTCAGTCTGAGCCGGTAGTACTCGTTTGCAGTGGTGATAGGATCGTTGACCTCAATGCCCTCTTGGATGATGTCACGGATGGTTAGAGCTGTGCCATCTACTACAGGCACACATTGCTCTCCGAGTTTTCTAGGTGGGAGACGAATGTTTCCGCAGCGCTTTTGAGGAGGAATGTTTCGCCTCAAGCGCACGATAATATCAGCGAGCTGCTTGGCCAGGTCTGTGAGAATCGCGTCGCTCAGGTCGGCGGTTGGCATTGGGCTTCCAGGAACGTATGACATTAATATCCACCCGCCATGCTCAGGCTTTTCCACGCCGGGCGGCATATCAAGGGAACATGTCCTTGTCTGACATGAGGTTGCATAAGTCGCGACAAGTCCATCCTCGGACCAGGCCAGGGCACGCGGCGACGGGATATCAGGGCAGTAtctctggagaagctgaaAGCAGGACACTTCGTTTTGAATCTTATTTGCCCCAAAGAAGCGGCCGTTGACCTTTAAGACGACTTGCTCTGGCTGCGACAGGGTTCCTGGTAGTGACATGGCCTTGCTCGCAGAAGGTTTTAGCTTGAGGAAGTAGATACGATTGTTGAAGGACTTTCCAGATGGAATCTGCGTGATCGATACCAGGTCATAGTCTGGGAGCCCAAAGGAAACAATGGCTTTAATTTCCTGACGGAGCATGCGAACACCTGCGGTAGGATGATGGGAAGGCGTCGGTGGTCGGCTGTGGTCAAGCTCTTCAATGTCCATTTTGCAAGCTCGTGTCAATATTGAAGGTTGGTAATTTAAAGCTTCCGCTGCTATTCATCCATTATCCCTCCATTCAACTTATATCTGCCTCCGCTACTTGGGTACTGTTCCGATACGTTGCTCGAAAAGCATGTGTTGATCGATACCTAGGAAAAATGGGGCGGGGCTGGCCGGAGTGACTCATACGGCGTGGGTATCAATGAACTGATGGTCGCCGTGCGGCAATCAGGGCTGCTTACTCTGTGCTCATTAAGGGGCTGGCTGGACTTAGAGAGGCAAGGAGGGAACGGCAGGCCAGGCACGGTATCGCCGGCTCGCAACTTCTCTAAGGACGCATCACGCATGAGTGCTAATAGCGACAAGGGTGCTGATGGGATTAGGCCCTCCAACTCGTCTGATCGTTATATTAACAGACCGTCATAGATGGACTAGTAGGAAAAGTATCCGCTGATTGTCAACGAGGTTAGCATGCTCGCCGCGCGGACGTTATATATGGTGAACTGGTAGCTATATAGGCTCCGAGGATCTACAAAGGACTTTAGAGGTATCCCTATTATCTTTTTTCTACGGAGACTTCTATTAGTTTTACCGTATTGGAGAGGTTAATCCTTCTTCTTAGCATAGCCGTCGGGTGGGCAGAAGATGATTTATTTAGGGCGAAGCAAAGCATAAGCACCATGAGAGCATACGTATTCTCGTCCCGCGAGACCTATGAAGAAGAAATGAAAATGCGCATATTAACCTCGAAACTCTCAAACTACACAATCACCCTCTATATACTCTAAAAGCTGTGGTTGTTAGTAAACAGCACGAGAGGTTTTGGTTTATCTTACTGATTTTAGAAGCTCCTCATCCATTGGCTCGTAAGCCTGTGTGATCTGATTATCGTCTACCGGCATTGGAGTGTAATGCTCATCGTCGAGTCGAAGATAGTCATCAAGACAACTCGTCATTCCAGAAACGTGACACTGGTTTGACCAACTTCCGCTAGCCTCCGAGAGTCTTGGTGTCTGAGACAAGGATGCACCGGCCCTTTGGAATGGATAGGGACTTCCTCGTAAACTGCTCAACTTCTCGGGCAGAGAGCCCAATGAGAAGAGGTCGTCTGGCCCATCGAGACTGTTTTATGAGTATGTATAAGATTAGGGATCATGGTATATCTCACcttgcatccatccagtcATTTGGCTGCGCAAAAGGAATGTGGCTGGGATCAAACTCGCCCTTGGGATACCTTTTATAAAACTGTGTCAGATCCAAGTTTGTTGTCATCAAAGTGCCAGAGCAGTATTCTACAATCATCTCCGAGTGGCACTTGTACATTCTCCGCAACAtttccagcttctcaatCAGTCATCAACTCGGCAAGGGTCTGATAGATGCTCACCTGAAGCTCTACCAGTGGGTTCTCGGCAAGCATCGTTATGAGCCGCTCGACAACAGTGACCAGATACTCAACGCTTCCAGTTACGAAATCGTAGTATTTGGCGTGTATGAGTACCGTAGCTGCGGATGCGAGGCAAAACCTTTTGGGCTGTTAATACTGAGGTCACAGTATATTAAACACGGTAAATGTGCATACGACGTGAAGAAAGGCCACGAGTAGCCATGCCCTGTGGCTTCATCGCATAACTCGGCCATTTTAATCGCATGTTCGACGCATTTTCTTGAAGTCTCCTTCTGCCATGCGTCTGATGTATAATCCGATGCGTTTTCCACCATGATCAACGGCAGAAACTGTCGGTACAGGCGGACCAGAATGGCATGATACGAAAACCAGCTCAGGCAGAGCCAGTTGACGTTGATGCTATTGGAGTAGTCAAGAGTGTGAAATGGAATAGCTGCATCAACCCGGGTCTTCCATTCGGTCAACTCTCCAACTAGCTTTGAGAGGATTGAGTGTTGATGCCACGGAAAATGACTGTCGCCCTGAACGCCGCCCTTCTGAAGGTATCGGGTCGATTGACCGAGGAGTCTGAGGATATCCGCAAATAGGTCGTGAATTACTTGCCCTTGATCAGTATTTCGAAAGGATGGCTGATCTAACCTTGTAAATGCGCTGAGGCCAGACCGGTCACTCGATTGTCTTGACCCTTGAACCCAGTCGTCGCTGATCATCATCGGCCGATTTGACCCGCAAACGCTGAAACGGTCCATTGCATACAGTGCAAGGGTACACTGTCGGGCTAGGTTAACTTTCAAAGGAGATGATGCATGGTCAGAAATGGCTTGTCTTTGCAGCTCCATGCCTTGACCCATGCGGATAGCCGTGCCAATCTTCATCCAAGCTGCAGACCCGCGGCCAAGAGATATTAGACACATGGCTTGTAGAGTTAGGGTCTGCACAGTTTCCATGGACATATCGTTCAGATCGGCGCATTGCTCAGAAACTCCCAAATGATGCGCGGCCTGGTCTGTCTTGCTTCCACCCTCAGCATCAGGAACATACCTGTTCGCCGTTAGACATGATCATAAAGGATTATTTGGAGTTTTCCTACCGCACGGCTACGGCTACCAGAGCGTGAAGGAACCCATCTGAGACTTGGCCGTTCATCACATGGCTTCTTGTGgtctcctcgtcaaggaaCACATAGGGATTGCCATGAATACGAGAGAAGAATGCCGTCAAGACCTCCCTACGAGTGGCTATACTGACTTGGAGATTATTTCTCCTCGGAGCAGAACATGATGAATCCAGCACTTTGTCTGGTGACGTAGCCTGAGGAGCTCCATCTTGGTTGCTCTCCATACCTGGATCCGTGGATTGCCGCTCTAGCGTATCCATGCGGCGAAGAAGGTCCTTTACCAAATGGGAGTGAGAGACGCGCTTCTTTGGAGTAGCGTCTGAGTATTTGATCAGTGCAACTTGAAACAAAGACTCTCAATTCAGGTCGATTACCGTAGATGCACTGAAAGCCATGCCTCTGGCATGTTTCACAAGAGGGGATACCTCGGGAGCATTTGGACTACAATCATGTCAACAGATTTCTTTCGGGCCATAGAAAGCTGTGGGAGGAGTCACTTTTCTCCTTCGGCAAGAACGGCAGCTCATTGGCGATACGATAGTCGGCCTTTGTCGTGCAATGGATGCGGGTGGTGGAGGTAGCCGCAGAGGGTCACCTTGATACGACCCCGACATGACTCATCATTCGAATCAGAATTAAGGAAGGCGAATGGTAGCTGGAATGGGATCTACGTCGATCTTGGAGTGAAAAGGTGAGTTGTACAACCAGCTGAAAAATAAACAGCATTGCTTGCGACTACCTGCATCCCCACAATTTCCCCGCGATCTGATGTTGACAGGGGCAAAACACTTATCCATCCTCAGAACGATAGGGCTGGGAGTGAATAGTTGCTAGCCACTATTGAGCAGCAGGGGAGAATGATTTGATAGACAGAGGCATCGTTGCGAAGAGATCAGACGCACACGGGGAGATGTCGGTGATAGGTGACGACGAACTCATAGAACAACACAAGGGATAAACCGCGTGTTTCATAATGGGATGTGTGAAGCAAAATTCAAGAGGTAGCAATACTTGTTTGGCTTTTTGGTTTTTgacaaaaagaaagaaaaccCTACAATAGCTGTTGAATGGAGCTACGCTGTTAACTCACGAATATCTTCAAGAGAACCCATCAGCCGTTGTGACATCGAGCAGAGCCACCCTGGACCTTTCTGTCTTCTCTGGGGAGTGTAGGTCCACAGACCTGAATACTGACCTACGATTGGAGGCAGTGCTTAGCCAAAGGGCTTCACAAGGCTAGGGGGCGGGGGCCTCGGAGCAGCTCAATAGAAATAATACAGCTGCAAAACAACCAAGAATTGGAGGCGGTATGAGCCGAAACCCGGCCTAATTACGTACTATAAGGTAGTGGCCCACCCTGCAACATGACACGTGACCTCGCCCGCAACGTGAAATATAAcgtaaaaaaaaaaacagcACGAGCACGCGGTCAACACGGTCAAAGAAAAACACAAGACACCAGTACAAGGACATTGGCCTGTGAGTATCTCCTTAGCGAGCAGTATGATAGTAATAACAATAATGAAACGATATAGAATGTCTGTAGAGTAAACTTTGATATTATAATGcattttcttatttttatttttcaTATTTTTCATAGTTATGGTGCTGGAAACTCAAAGTCTTTTCAAGGAGCTGTAGGTACTTTGCCCTCTACGGTGtttaacttttttttcttagGCCGCTGTTTGGCTCCCTTGGCATTGGATGAGCGATTTCACAAACTTTGCCAATACTCTTATTAGCTTACGACACTCCCACTGGCAGAATTTCTCTCGACTTCAGAACCTTTGGACCTTGCATCAATCTACCTACACCAAGCTCATGACCTCTCCGCGCAATGAAGTCCCCTATTCCCGACTACCTCAACCAAGTACTTGAAAACGCACGCCCGATCGAAGATGGCAAACCAGCCAGCTACATTGAGAcactggccaaggccgacacGTCCAAAATCGCCGTGGCTCTTGCTATGGTAGATGGCCAACTGTACTCAGCTGGAGATGACCAAGTCGAGTTTTCCATTCAGTCAATCTCCAAATCCTTTGTCTACGCACTTGCAATTGAGGATGCGGGCCTGGATCGAGTTCTGGAAAAGATTGGCGTCGAGCCTTCGGGTGATGCCTTCAACAGTCTGTCCCTGGAGCGTGGCAGCAATCGACCTATGAATCCCATGATCAACGCTGGGGCGATTACTGCACATTCTCTCATCGTGGGACCCGATGCCACAGTTGAACAGAGAACAGACCGCATCTTGAAAGCCCTCTCGAGATTAGCAGGTCGACAACTGCATGTGTGCGAGGAGGTTTacgaggccgagatgagaAATGCTGATCGCAACATGGGAATTGGCTATATGCTTAAGGCGGCAGGTATCATCACCTGTGACCCCCAAGAGGCCGTCAAAGGATACATTCGCCAATGTGCCATCAATGTCAACGTGCGTGACctagccatgatggcggcaacTCTCTGCAACGCCGGCATACACCCAGAGACTGGCGAAGCCATCATTCCCCAGACAAGCGTCCGCCAGATTCTCTCCGTCATGACCACGTGTGGTATGTACGATGCCGCGGGAGACTGGGTCTCGAGAATTGGAATACCAGCGAAAAGCGGTGTGGCTGGGGGCATCATTGGGGCCCTGCCAGGTCAGATGGGCATTGCTGTCTTCTCGCCCAAGCTTGATAGGCGCGGCAATAGTGTTCGCGGTGTTGCCATTTGCGAGCAATTGTCCCGTGACATGGGTCTTCACATGATGGACGTGAGCCAGATTGCACAGGCGACCTTGCGGACATCTGTGGCAACCATTGTTGCCGGTGAAAGCGAGCCCCATCACGCAAACTGCAACAAGGAAgtcgtcatcttcagccTACGAGGTGTCGTTCGTTTTGCAGGCTCGGAGCGCTTGACCCGCGCCATCACACGCGAAATTGGTCAACCCAATCCAGATGATCCCGGTTCTGGGCGTTCCCGCCATGCCTGCGCCATTGTCTTTTCATTCCGGGATGTCTTTTCATTCAATGCGGTGGCCCAGCGGATCATTCAAGCAGATGTCTACAGACTACTGGTTGATGGCAAGAGTGTGGTGATCATTGATCCCTCGGGGGTCTTGACCATAGACACTGAGCGCGCGGGGAAGAAGTTGAGAATTGtagagacagagacagaaGCAAGGAATTTCATCGGGGGAACCGGTTCTCATACAGTAACCAAGACCGGTGAATGGTAATTCAAGGGGTGTGATCCAGGTTGGTGGTGCCTTGCGAGCCAGGGTCAAGACCCATGTTTGGGTGGTTGCAGCGGGTCTTGTCAACACACTGGAAAGATGTCAAGAGAACACCTTGGCTACGACACGGGCCATTATTTTTCAAGAATCGCTGTTTCCAGTCCAGTGACCTGAAGCTTGGAGTGGTGATTTATCCGAGGGTGGACCTTCAATAGTCACACGTGGAAAACACTTCTGATGATGCGTAATGACAGCTCCCGTGGCTCATCCCACTACATGTAGATGAACAAGCACAGGTAGTTGGCCTGGAAAAGAGTCTAAGAATATAGAGGTTTATCCAGTATCGGTTGGCGATGATCACAGGAACGAGAGTCTGAGAATCGAAAGAGGAATAAGAACGGCTACTGCGGATTCCATGCACTAGGATCCAACGTTATGCGTATCAAGAAAGCAATAGGCCAGGCAAAGGCTTGATAGCCTCGGGATGATTGAGGCATGTATGCCAACAAACTGCTTGCAGTCTAGTCAACTATCATGCGCTTCCTCGGCCGATGAGGCTGAGGACACCCTCGTTGAAACCATCCGGGCAGACACCAGGGTCAATACCCAGGCACATGATTTAGACGCTATTGCATCCGAGCGGGCTCCACTGACGCGTCGGCCTTTTCCCAAGCAAAGGCTTCTTTTCATCGTACATCTCGTCCCTTGGGTGGTATTAAGCACAACCCTATCTAGCTGTGTCACGATGGCCTGCAACGAATCATCGCGACTAGATTCACGCTTCTGTCGGTAGCCGGAGTATTGTCTGTGCTCTTTTGTTGAAGTTCGAGAGGTTAGTGCCGGGTCAGCAAAGGACAAGACCGAATCGTGACTTGGTTAATTCATGGTAGCAATCGGTCTTAGGTACTGGTGATGAGACACAGCGGTCAGTTTCGCCCGTTGCAAGGGCTCGCAGTtagaattatatttattGCACGTCATTGTCATGCGATGAACAAAAGAAGGGATCAAGGCTGTAAGCATTGGATTGATGTTCGAAAGAGCCTTGTGTTTCAGTAAAGACTTGGGCAGAAACCCTCATTGTTCTTGTACCGATGTCCTCTATTTAGAACCGACATCGTTCTTCAAAGTACAAATTATCAACAACCTTTCCGATGAGTCAATATTTCCTCTTTGACTTTTATCATTTCCAGGGCCCGGAAATATAGGGCCTTGATGGTGAGGACGATGGGTAAAATATTACTCCATCTCTACAAGAAGACGGATGTAATCTGGGGAGGATTGCCATGCAACAGCTTATGCGTATTTGGTCTTCAGATCTGGCAACTGATGCCAGATTGTCTAACTCGCGTGAGATGACGTAGTCGTTTCGTGAGTTGTCTCTCTGTACCAGGACAGGCGAAGTGACTCTCGGTGAGTGTAGAGGAAAACCCGGAGCTTGAGACCGGGGCTGAAGACGAAAAGCACGATATGATGAAGCAAGGGCTGTAGCAAGTTGTGGGATCTTCTCTTTACCCCAGCCTTGCCAACCCCGGATTCATTGGGTTGAATGTGCATTTTGAACTCGTGGTTCTCATAGAAGTCTTCCTTCCTACCTGGTGGCATGAGCAGTGTCAGGCTTCCTGAGAGTTGTCGTACCTTTAATGAACTAGGCAAATGGTGTACGTTTAAGCTGAGCGCATGTGCACTGCAATGACTAATGATTACATGCATCACGCTAATGAATGACTTATACGAGGGCTGGTGGCCTGATCATATAACCTGGTCTTGCCGATGAGTCACTGGCCGGGTCTATTTTTGTTGAGCCAGGATGCGTTGATAAGGACACAGCAATCGAGAGAATCTACTACGTAGTACACCTTTCACGTTGATACAATTCTCAAGAATTTCCACGCAATCACTCGGAAGGCCTTTGAGAAATGCAGGTATCATTGCCATTGCAAAAGATGCAACCCGAACCCTCCACGACAAGGATAAGAGTCGCCTACCTCCGCACGATCCTGGACAGCGAGGTTAAGTACTATGAGTACGACTGGAGCAACTTGAAGACCTGGCTTTGGTTCTGGGTTGGTCAGCAGGTCCCGAAGGATCCTTTTGGCAACCAGCATCGCGAACAAagtcaacctcctccagacATTCATCACCATTACATTTTACGGCACCGCAATGCCGCAGATACCTTCGTGCTGGAATGGCTATTGGGAAACTCTGAGCCAGGAGGGTGGAGGCTTTCCCGAGACGATTTTACCGTCTACCTGTCGCGGCCACAAATAAATGACCCGGCAAACAAGCTATTGCTTCATCGTCTTGAAAAAATGAAAGTTGCAATAGAGGTTGTCTCGTTGTCTCAATCCACCGAATACACCTCGGATGACACATGTGACGCTGTCATGCTTTCTAAGAGCGACTACGTCCTCGAGACATCCCTTGTGCGAGGCGCAGGCTGCCCAACGACATTCAACACTCTTTTCCGCAACTCAATGCGCCACGGTCTCCCTCAGCAGTACAACactgaggagaagagcaacGCCTACTACGCAAATAGACTGAAGAGCAGGATGGGCCACACACAGCGGTACTGCGGTTATCCCCATGGCAAAAGCGAGGGGTGGAAGCAAGAGCACGAGCAAGAATGGAAGAACTATAAATGCCCATCATGCGGAAAGCGATGCAAGCGAAGCAAGGGATGTCAAACGACGGGCGAGTGGTGGACAAAGGACAAGCGTAAATGGGCTGACGGCGTTGACACATCTACTGCAAGGCCACCGGAGTTCGAGAAGGAGTGGAGAACATTGAGCGTCGAAGATGTTATTAACTATCCCGGGTCAGACGTGATAGCCGCTGAGAGGTTTAGAAGCTGGAAGTGGAGGTCCATAGACACATTCTCAGGGGAGTAATAGAGGCCATTTTACTAAGAAAGGTACTAATAGTAGCCTAGTATTAAGGGCTAGGAAAGCTAATTTTAATACGTACGATTTATATCTggcttataataatatagaataataagttataaaaagAGCTAGACTCGCTACCTTAAAGACCTAGTATTTAAAATTTAGGAAAATAAATAgtaaatacttatattaagctaCTATTATGCGTCCTAGGGAGCCTCAGAAAAGGGGTGTATTAAATAAGAGGAGCAATGACAATCGTGCTACTTGACTAAGTGGCGCACcctgttttttttttggcGCAGTTGAATTGTTGAATAGATAACGCGCGTCTAGAACCCCGCTGGGCTTGTCTGGGGTGGTGTGAGACTACCTCAGCCAGGGTCTAATCTACTGGGTTGAGTCAAGCAAAGCTGGGCTGAGCCTTTGGACTGAGTTAGAAGTGTACCATCATCACAGTGAACTGTTAGCAATGCCATGTACTTCATATCATGTGATCAGATTACAAGGCAATATAAGAAGCAATACTCGATCCATGACACCCTCCCCGAGCAGCGACCGACAGGAATCGGTCCCTCTAACAACACCTGCTCACAACCCCTTCCCGCCAACAACTCTCATAACAGAAATCACTTGCAGTCAACATGGCAGATGTCTCAAAGACTTCTCCCGGCTGTAGTGAAAAAGTCGGAGATGACCTTCGTCCAACAGAGTCTCAGATCCATGGCGAAGTCATCGACAACGAGGCTGGCATGGCCCGTCTGGCGGGGGCCAAGCAGACACAGCGCCATCTCGGCCCTCGTCACATCCAACTTATGGCTCTTCCAGGTGCCATCGGCACAGGTCTCTTTGTCGGATCCGGATCTGCCCTCGCTAGAGCTGGACCCCTGGGTCTTTTCCTGGGTTACATGATCTACTCGCTACTGGTCTGGTCCACCTTCAACGCTATGGGAGAGATGTGTGTTTGGCTTCCCATCGATGGCTCTTTTGTCGTCTTTGCCCACGCCTTCCTAGATGATGCTTGGGGATTCTCCCTGGGCTGACTCTACACCATGACCAACTCTCTCTCGGCGGCTGGAGAAGTTGCTGCAGTTGCTGCCATTGTAAACTTCTGGACAGATGCGGTCAATAACGGTAAGCTCTCTCTCGCCATGCTCTTGTTACACCCTGCCCTTCTCGTCCGGAAAGGCCATCAGCACGAAACCAGGACTGACTCGGCTCTAGCCGTCTACGTTGCCGTCATCAGCCTCCTGTTGGGGCATGGGCAAGTGTTGCAAGTGCACTGTCTTTCCAAGCTCGTCCTCTTAGCTACTGAGTCTCCCAAATAGAAAGCGCAGCAAATATAATGCCCACAGCGACCGTTGCGGCCGGAAATCCGAGGAACTCCCATTGAACGTGTGTGATGACAATGGTCGTCGTAGCGTTGCTGCGAGCTgccgaagatgaagagaacTCTCGATCTCGCATCCACTTGGTCAAGCTC includes:
- a CDS encoding APH domain-containing protein, producing MDIEELDHSRPPTPSHHPTAGVRMLRQEIKAIVSFGLPDYDLVSITQIPSGKSFNNRIYFLKLKPSASKAMSLPGTLSQPEQVVLKVNGRFFGANKIQNEVSCFQLLQRYCPDIPSPRALAWSEDGLVATYATSCQTRTCSLDMPPGVEKPEHGGWILMSYVPGSPMPTADLSDAILTDLAKQLADIIVRLRRNIPPQKRCGNIRLPPRKLGEQCVPVVDGTALTIRDIIQEGIEVNDPITTANEYYRLRLTDKLRELETSDIYAPNRSLVETLRAFISEQLPHLELTDGDGIPSGEFVLTHYDLSPRNVLVSGRPPRITGLVDFEFAGFFPPVDEFLNDVVNNGGEWPREFYEAYLARLYEKGVATPARGFDLDVWNRNCWLEMLVGSIAPWYLPGGWKGEELQAKLREAEANAREMLKRLIRDHDKHREREIQ
- a CDS encoding Fungal-trans domain-containing protein; protein product: MNGQVSDGFLHALVAVAVRYVPDAEGGSKTDQAAHHLGVSEQCADLNDMSMETVQTLTLQAMCLISLGRGSAAWMKIGTAIRMGQGMELQRQAISDHASSPLKVNLARQCTLALYAMDRFSVCGSNRPMMISDDWVQGSRQSSDRSGLSAFTRLDQPSFRNTDQGQVIHDLFADILRLLGQSTRYLQKGGVQGDSHFPWHQHSILSKLVGELTEWKTRVDAAIPFHTLDYSNSINVNWLCLSWFSYHAILVRLYRQFLPLIMVENASDYTSDAWQKETSRKCVEHAIKMAELCDEATGHGYSWPFFTSFCLASAATVLIHAKYYDFVTGSVEYLVTVVERLITMLAENPLVELQLEMLRRMYKCHSEMIVEYCSGTLMTTNLDLTQFYKRYPKGEFDPSHIPFAQPNDWMDASLDGPDDLFSLGSLPEKLSSLRGSPYPFQRAGASLSQTPRLSEASGSWSNQCHVSGMTSCLDDYLRLDDEHYTPMPVDDNQITQAYEPMDEELLKSSI
- a CDS encoding Glutaminase, with the translated sequence MKSPIPDYLNQVLENARPIEDGKPASYIETLAKADTSKIAVALAMVDGQLYSAGDDQVEFSIQSISKSFVYALAIEDAGLDRVLEKIGVEPSGDAFNSLSLERGSNRPMNPMINAGAITAHSLIVGPDATVEQRTDRILKALSRLAGRQLHVCEEVYEAEMRNADRNMGIGYMLKAAGIITCDPQEAVKGYIRQCAINVNVRDLAMMAATLCNAGIHPETGEAIIPQTSVRQILSVMTTCGMYDAAGDWVSRIGIPAKSGVAGGIIGALPGQMGIAVFSPKLDRRGNSVRGVAICEQLSRDMGLHMMDVSQIAQATLRTSVATIVAGESEPHHANCNKEVVIFSLRGVVRFAGSERLTRAITREIGQPNPDDPGSGRSRHACAIVFSFRDVFSFNAVAQRIIQADVYRLLVDGKSVVIIDPSGVLTIDTERAGKKLRIVETETEARNFIGGTGSHTVTKTGEW